A window of Apodemus sylvaticus chromosome 9, mApoSyl1.1, whole genome shotgun sequence contains these coding sequences:
- the LOC127692092 gene encoding myosin regulatory light chain RLC-A, producing the protein MSSKRAKTKTTKKRPQRATSNVFAMFDQSQIQEFKEAFNMIDQNRDGFIDKEDLHDMLASMGKNPTDEYLDAMMNEAPGPINFTMFLTMFGEKLNGTDPEDVIRNAFACFDEEAIGTIQEDYLRELLTTMGDRFTDEEVDELYREAPIDKKGNFNYIEFTRILKHGAKDKDD; encoded by the exons ATGTCGAGCAAAAGGGCAAAGACCAAGACCACCAAGAAGCGCCCTCAGCGCGCAACGTCCAATGTCTTCGCCATGTTTGACCAGTCCCAGATCCAAGAGTTCAAAGAGGCCTTCAACATGATCGACCAGAACCGGGACGGCTTTATTGACAAGGAGGACCTGCACGACATGCTGGCTTCAATGG GAAAAAATCCAACTGATGAGTACCTGGACGCCATGATGAACGAGGCCCCAGGCCCCATCAATTTCACCATGTTCCTCACTATGTTTGGAGAGAAGCTGAACGGCACCGACCCCGAGGACGTCATCAGAAACGCCTTCGCTTGCTTCGATGAGGAAGCGATCG GCACCATCCAGGAGGATTACCTGAGGGAGCTGCTGACCACCATGGGCGACCGCTTCACAGACGAGGAAGTGGATGAGCTGTACAGGGAGGCCCCCATTGACAAAAAGGGGAATTTCAACTACATCGAGTTCACACGCATCCTCAAGCACGGCGCGAAAGACAAAGATGACTGA